In Phycisphaerae bacterium, one genomic interval encodes:
- a CDS encoding sigma-54-dependent Fis family transcriptional regulator: MGNSTTRILAVDDSETTLEVIQRNLTEAGFAVLQARSVDEAIPMLEQVPVELVITDLKMPQVSGMELVRHVRDHFPNMAVIMITGYGSIESAVAAVKEGAEEYLTKPFTDEELLKAVKNTLAVVRQRRAAETGMQEASGAPFGLIGDSPSMQQVFRGIAKAASASATVLITGESGTGKELVARAIHYSSDRARAAFVPVNCGGIPEGLVESELFGHVKGAFTGAVTTRAGFFIAADEGSIFLDEVGELTPSMQAKLLRVLEDCQVQMVGAAKPRAVDVRVLAATNKDLAALVRRKLFRDDLYFRLNVLTLELPPLRDRGDDIIKLVGHFLSKFARDADKPVPRLSERAWRCLREYHWPGNIRELENVVQRLVVMTEGEEIDAGDLPTLMRFAVPHGTSLQRTLAEVQEGHIKAVLASVHGNKTQAAQILGIDRKTLRETLKRLAITPDSDASPSSD, from the coding sequence ATGGGTAATTCAACGACCCGTATACTTGCCGTCGATGACTCCGAAACTACGCTTGAGGTGATCCAGCGGAATCTGACGGAGGCCGGATTTGCCGTGCTCCAAGCCCGAAGCGTCGACGAGGCCATTCCCATGCTCGAGCAAGTTCCGGTCGAACTGGTCATCACTGATCTGAAGATGCCCCAGGTCAGTGGAATGGAGCTGGTCCGTCATGTTCGCGACCATTTCCCGAATATGGCCGTTATCATGATCACGGGCTACGGAAGCATCGAGTCAGCCGTCGCAGCGGTCAAGGAGGGCGCCGAGGAGTATCTGACGAAACCATTCACGGACGAAGAACTGCTCAAGGCGGTAAAGAATACGCTGGCCGTTGTTCGTCAACGGCGCGCGGCCGAGACCGGGATGCAGGAAGCGTCGGGGGCGCCGTTCGGTCTGATCGGCGACTCCCCGTCAATGCAGCAGGTCTTCCGTGGCATCGCCAAGGCGGCTTCCGCTTCGGCTACGGTGTTGATTACGGGGGAGAGCGGTACCGGGAAAGAGCTGGTCGCGAGAGCCATTCACTACAGCAGCGATCGTGCGCGTGCCGCGTTCGTCCCCGTCAATTGCGGAGGGATTCCTGAAGGGCTGGTCGAGAGTGAGCTGTTCGGACACGTCAAGGGGGCGTTCACCGGCGCCGTCACGACCCGTGCAGGGTTCTTCATTGCCGCAGATGAAGGCTCCATCTTTCTGGATGAGGTCGGAGAGTTGACGCCTTCAATGCAGGCGAAGCTGCTTCGCGTTCTCGAAGACTGTCAGGTTCAAATGGTTGGTGCAGCCAAGCCGCGCGCCGTGGACGTGCGCGTCCTCGCGGCGACGAACAAGGATCTGGCTGCCCTCGTTCGCCGCAAACTTTTTCGCGACGACCTCTATTTTCGCCTGAATGTCCTCACGCTCGAGCTACCGCCGCTGCGCGATCGTGGTGACGACATCATCAAGCTTGTCGGCCACTTCCTCTCCAAATTCGCGCGGGACGCCGACAAGCCCGTTCCGCGCCTCTCGGAACGCGCATGGCGCTGCCTCCGCGAGTACCACTGGCCGGGCAACATACGGGAGCTGGAAAACGTCGTTCAACGCCTTGTCGTGATGACCGAGGGTGAGGAAATCGATGCTGGCGACCTGCCGACGCTCATGCGCTTCGCCGTTCCCCACGGCACATCGCTCCAGCGGACTTTGGCGGAAGTCCAAGAAGGCCACATCAAGGCAGTCCTCGCAAGCGTGCACGGGAACAAGACCCAAGCCGCGCAAATTCTGGGGATCGATCGAAAGACGCTTCGTGAGACCTTGAAACGCCTTGCCATTACGCCCGACTCCGATGCATCTCCGTCATCGGATTAG